One Brassica napus cultivar Da-Ae chromosome A5, Da-Ae, whole genome shotgun sequence DNA window includes the following coding sequences:
- the LOC125608990 gene encoding B3 domain-containing protein At5g25470-like isoform X1, whose translation MKRKKLPEGEEIHQTQSKKSSFSKSLSPGQNWKSKSMRIIPEEILRSNPEAFEHRVVFTVPWNNSWQLWLQGDKNCLFMIKEDWNEFVDDNLLASDDTLHFTHQGTMYFQVRIFKKDGKEILSAPLEVEPPHQEPTTVSASGGGRQSFAHVGNPERYLLNPNNPYFEKTLTKTNTALYVSTPVVKKYELEFGPRNSSMHFLLPDGNKLEGFNKIYSGLHAFLGWANVCHKYNLKQGDTVVCEFELSGRVVTAVRVHFVTASNSVNAFSASGRQTSRGRESFDHVESPERYLLNPNNPYFEKTLTKTNSVLYVSPPVIEKYGLEFGPHSSSIDFLLPDGSKMEGFTKSYSGLYGFLGWAAVCQKYNLKPGDTVVCEFELSGGVVSAVRVHFVNESARQL comes from the exons ATGAAGAGAAAAAAGTTGCCAGAGGGAGAGGAGATCCACCAAACTCAGAGCAAGAAGAGTAGCTTCTCCAAGTCCCTGTCCCCAGGACAAAACTGGAAATCGAAATCCATG AGGATTATTCCTGAAGAGATTTTGAGAAGCAACCCTGAGGCTTTTGAACACAGGGTGGTGTTCACTGTTCCTTGGAACAATTCTTGGCAGCTCTGGCTCCAGGGAGACAAGAATTGTCTGTTTATGATCAAAGAAGATTGGAATGAGTTTGTTGATGACAACCTTTTAGCTTCAGATGATACTCTGCACTTTACACATCAAGGCACTATGTATTTCCAAGTCCGGATCTTCAAGAAAGATGGTAAAGAGATCCTCTCTGCACCTCTTGAAGTTGAACCACCTCACCAGGAGCCAACCACTGTCTCTG CAAGTGGAGGAGGGAGACAGAGTTTTGCTCATGTGGGAAACCCTGAGCGTTACCTCTTGAATCCCAACAACCCTTACTTTGAGAAGACGCTCACCAAAACTAACACTGCCCTG TATGTGAGTACTCCGGTGGTTAAGAAGTATGAGTTGGAGTTTGGTCCCCGCAATTCCTCTATGCACTTCCTTCTCCCTGACGGAAACAAACTGGAGGGATTCAATAAGATTTACAGCGGTTTACATGCTTTCCTTGGCTGGGCAAATGTATGCCACAAGTACAACCTCAAACAAGGAGACACTGTGGTTTGTGAATTTGAGCTCTCAGGACGTGTGGTTACTGCTGTTAGAGTGCATTTCGTCACTGCCTCTAACTCTG TGAACGCATTTTCAGCAAGTGGAAGACAAACTAGTCGAGGGAGGGAGAGTTTTGATCATGTTGAAAGCCCTGAGAGATACCTCTTAAATCCCAACAACCCTTACTTTGAGAAGACGCTCACCAAAACAAACAGTGTTCTG TATGTGAGTCCTCCGGTGATTGAGAAGTATGGCTTGGAGTTTGGTCCTCATAGTTCCTCCATAGACTTCCTTCTTCCCGATGGAAGCAAAATGGAGGGCTTCACCAAGAGTTACAGCGGTTTATATGGTTTCCTGGGATGGGCAGCTGTATGTCAAAAGTACAACCTCAAACCAGGAGACACTGTGGTTTGTGAATTTGAACTCTCAGGAGGTGTGGTTTCAGCTGTTAGAGTGCATTTCGTGAATGAATCAGCAAGACAACTCTAG
- the LOC125608990 gene encoding B3 domain-containing protein At5g25470-like isoform X2 — MKRKKLPEGEEIHQTQSKKSSFSKSLSPGQNWKSKSMRIIPEEILRSNPEAFEHRVVFTVPWNNSWQLWLQGDKNCLFMIKEDWNEFVDDNLLASDDTLHFTHQGTMYFQVRIFKKDGKEILSAPLEVEPPHQEPTTVSASGGGRQSFAHVGNPERYLLNPNNPYFEKTLTKTNTALYVSTPVVKKYELEFGPRNSSMHFLLPDGNKLEGFNKIYSGLHAFLGWANVCHKYNLKQGDTVVCEFELSGRVVTAVRVHFVTASNSASGRQTSRGRESFDHVESPERYLLNPNNPYFEKTLTKTNSVLYVSPPVIEKYGLEFGPHSSSIDFLLPDGSKMEGFTKSYSGLYGFLGWAAVCQKYNLKPGDTVVCEFELSGGVVSAVRVHFVNESARQL, encoded by the exons ATGAAGAGAAAAAAGTTGCCAGAGGGAGAGGAGATCCACCAAACTCAGAGCAAGAAGAGTAGCTTCTCCAAGTCCCTGTCCCCAGGACAAAACTGGAAATCGAAATCCATG AGGATTATTCCTGAAGAGATTTTGAGAAGCAACCCTGAGGCTTTTGAACACAGGGTGGTGTTCACTGTTCCTTGGAACAATTCTTGGCAGCTCTGGCTCCAGGGAGACAAGAATTGTCTGTTTATGATCAAAGAAGATTGGAATGAGTTTGTTGATGACAACCTTTTAGCTTCAGATGATACTCTGCACTTTACACATCAAGGCACTATGTATTTCCAAGTCCGGATCTTCAAGAAAGATGGTAAAGAGATCCTCTCTGCACCTCTTGAAGTTGAACCACCTCACCAGGAGCCAACCACTGTCTCTG CAAGTGGAGGAGGGAGACAGAGTTTTGCTCATGTGGGAAACCCTGAGCGTTACCTCTTGAATCCCAACAACCCTTACTTTGAGAAGACGCTCACCAAAACTAACACTGCCCTG TATGTGAGTACTCCGGTGGTTAAGAAGTATGAGTTGGAGTTTGGTCCCCGCAATTCCTCTATGCACTTCCTTCTCCCTGACGGAAACAAACTGGAGGGATTCAATAAGATTTACAGCGGTTTACATGCTTTCCTTGGCTGGGCAAATGTATGCCACAAGTACAACCTCAAACAAGGAGACACTGTGGTTTGTGAATTTGAGCTCTCAGGACGTGTGGTTACTGCTGTTAGAGTGCATTTCGTCACTGCCTCTAACTCTG CAAGTGGAAGACAAACTAGTCGAGGGAGGGAGAGTTTTGATCATGTTGAAAGCCCTGAGAGATACCTCTTAAATCCCAACAACCCTTACTTTGAGAAGACGCTCACCAAAACAAACAGTGTTCTG TATGTGAGTCCTCCGGTGATTGAGAAGTATGGCTTGGAGTTTGGTCCTCATAGTTCCTCCATAGACTTCCTTCTTCCCGATGGAAGCAAAATGGAGGGCTTCACCAAGAGTTACAGCGGTTTATATGGTTTCCTGGGATGGGCAGCTGTATGTCAAAAGTACAACCTCAAACCAGGAGACACTGTGGTTTGTGAATTTGAACTCTCAGGAGGTGTGGTTTCAGCTGTTAGAGTGCATTTCGTGAATGAATCAGCAAGACAACTCTAG
- the BNAA05G22300D gene encoding uncharacterized protein BNAA05G22300D isoform X1: MASLPYGVSNLCRSQEVLSATVQIRPTGRQITGGVRAAKRVLYNGLSSSVKIRASKQRMRCRVSSESSTETEEDSATKTKKTPFGYTRKDVLLIGVGVTALGIGLESGLEYVGVDPLQAGNAVQLILVLGLTLGWISTYIFRVGNKEMTYAQQLRDYESQVMQKRLESLSEAELEALMEQVDEEKRQV; this comes from the exons ATGGCTTCTCTACCGTACGGAGTTTCAAATCTATGCAGAAGCCAAGAGGTTCTGTCTGCAACTGTACAGATTCGTCCGACTGGTCGACAAATCACAG GAGGAGTTAGAGCTGCGAAGAGAGTCTTGTATAATGGATTGTCATCATCAGTGAAAATAAGAGCGAGTAAGCAAAGAATGAGATGTAGAGTGAGCTCAGAATCATCTACTGAAACTGAAGAAGATTCTGCCACAAAGACCAAG AAGACGCCGTTTGGATACACGAGGAAGGATGTTCTGTTGATAGGAGTCGGAGTTACTGCACTTGGTATCGGGCTAGAGAGTGGCCTTGAG TATGTGGGAGTAGATCCTTTGCAAGCAGGTAACGCTGTACAGCTGATACTGGTGCTAGGCTTGACATTGGGTTGGATATCGACTTATATCTTTAGGGTCGGTAACAAGGAGATGACTTATGCTCAGCAACTTCGTGACTACGAGTCCCAAGTCATGCAG AAACGGTTGGAGAGCTTATCTGAGGCTGAGTTAGAGGCATTGATGGAACAAGTTGATGAAGAGAAGCGACAGGTTTAG
- the LOC125574927 gene encoding uncharacterized protein LOC125574927 yields MAIVTGDRYLENLEKFLEGNADSLIDATDVLKLNPAGLHYVHLRLESLREVERMLSGAPVDYLRAYVSDIGDYRALEQLRRILRLLPSLKVVSSLPSPARDPTPLSLLPFARLKVLELRGCDLSTSSAKGLLELRHTLEKLICHNSTDALRHVFASRIAEIKDSPQWNKLVFVSCACNRLLLMDESLQLLPAVESLDLSRNKFAKVDNLRRCSKLKHLDLGFNQLRKISHLSEVSCHLVKLVLRNNALTTLRGIENLKSLEGLDVSFNIISDFSELEFLGSLSFLTDLWLEGNPFCCARWYRANVLSYVARPNDLKLDGKQIGNREFWKRQVVVTRRKTQPASYGFYSPAREEADDEGSFNRKKSQAKIYRLASIDTEEESTYVNSDQESASCELETQSKEENIKSDHEDDIFGLISKVEKLKKERSVLWLREVKEWMDHPSEDFVDVRKDGWSIDSEKKYYTKNGKNSKHHKEALRYPPGPLPGFQITDLNQKDQAYLLDGKPDEKGNMSTLDATHDITGSFSPSTYMQSPPHYQKDVLHRRHNLVEEILQLSADSYSVASSDSSSSCSENENYDSEQSNPEQDMLVDHLNENSPGEEILGSEKGTSLLDSQPEKSSIIKTWRIDESFKAKTNNIISGLHNSELASGVNHIYNWFDKRKSKRQPKKRVVSLLVDNSVISSGETSHRSDADISDSGEDGCVSDHLQEGSLTMGCNSKRTTRFWGAEKTPEVMGGLVDEYITTTLSDSSIDETCRIYVCCDCVLRQESTYTQQEVVLLRSSQDKLCVLFVDVSTDSQDRNLSLLCSHAINDIQDVSVGLGLQVVRLRFKEGTEYIFKTESIEKTTVLLNITKVLDSQATESKCLGSLENIQMEMFEKEICGGLKLSIFQYSVLHFQRSTLGEVSWLPRSLFVVDGHLFICIEDFRLLSSLPKDTSSAPYFSLDSSCSISDIFEMAIESRGSSCLSLKIKQKNSTFQARPNRTATSATWKLKLFSIECVLKFVSLVKGLHPDSPELPLLVRHLG; encoded by the exons ATGGCGATCGTGACGGGAGATCGATACCTAGAGAATCTCGAGAAGTTCCTCGAAGGAAACGCCGATTCGCTCATCGACGCCACCGATGTCCTCAAACTCAACCCCGCGGGCCTTCACTACGTTCATCTCCGTCTCGAATCTCTCCGCGAAGTCGAGCGTATGCTCTCCGGAGCTCCCGTTGACTATCTCCGCGCCTACGTCTCCGACATCGGCGATTACCGCGCGTTAGAGCAGCTCCGACGTATCCTCCGCCTCCTCCCTTCTCTCAAAGTCGTCTCCTCGCTTCCTTCCCCGGCTCGTGATCCCACGCCGCTCTCTCTTCTTCCCTTTGCGAGGCTTAAGGTTTTGGAGCTGCGCGGGTGTGATTTGTCCACTTCGTCTGCTAAGGGGTTGCTCGAACTAAGGCACACCTTGGAGAAGTTGATCTGCCACAATTCCACT GATGCGTTGCGGCATGTGTTTGCTAGTAGAATTGCCGAAATAAAGGATTCACCACAGTGGAATAAGTTGGTTTTCGTTTCTTGCGCTTGTAACCGTCTCTTGCTCATGGATGAGTCGTTGCAACTTCTCCCAGCTGTTGAGTCGCTTGATCTGAGTCGGAACAAGTTTGCGAAGGTGGATAATCTTCGGAGGTGTTCCAAGCTGAAGCACCTTGATCTAGGTTTCAATCAACTTAGAAAAATCTCTCACTTGAGCGAG GTATCATGTCACCTTGTTAAACTTGTTTTGAGGAACAACGCTCTAACTACATTGCGTGGGATTGAGAATTTGAAGTCACTTGAAGGCCTTGATGTTTCCTTCAATATTATTTCAGACTTCTCAGAATTGGAATTCCTTGGGAGTCTTTCATTCTTGACAGACTTGTGGTTGGAAGGAAATCCGTTTTGCTGTGCTCGATGGTACAGGGCAAATGTCCTCAGCTACGTTGCTCGCCCAAATGAT TTAAAGCTAGATGGCAAACAAATTGGGAATAGAGAATTTTGGAAGAGGCAGGTTGTTGTTACCCGTAGGAAAACACAGCCTGCTAGCTATGGGTTCTACTCTCCGGCTAGAGAGGAAGCTGATGATGAAGGAAGCTTCAATAGAAAAAAG TCACAGGCGAAAATCTACCGGCTCGCGTCTATTGACACTGAGGAAGAGAGCACTTATGTAAATTCTGACCAAGAGTCTGCTTCATGTGAACTCGAGACTCAAAGCAAAGAGGAGAATATCAAGTCCGATCACGAAGATGATATCTTTGGTCTAATAAGTAAAGTTGAAAAGTTGAAGAAAGAACGTTCGGTTCTTTGGCTGCGAGAGGTTAAGGAGTGGATGGATCATCCGTCAGAGGATTTTGTGGATGTCAGAAAAGACGGCTGGAGTATTGATTCAGAGAAAAAGTACTACACAAAGAATGGAAAAAACTCGAAGCATCACAAGGAAGCATTGAGATATCCACCAGGGCCTTTACCAGGTTTCCAAATTACAGATCTAAATCAGAAGGATCAAGCATATCTTCTTGATGGGAAGCCAGATGAAAAAGGAAACATGTCAACATTGGATGCTACTCACGATATAACAGGATCATTTTCACCCTCAACATATATGCAATCACCCCCTCACTATCAAAAGGATGTCTTACACCGACGTCATAACCTGGTGGAAGAAATCTTGCAGCTATCAGCAGATTCTTACTCAGTAGCATCGTCTGATAGCTCGAGCAGCTGCagtgaaaatgaaaattatgaCTCTGAGCAATCAAACCCTGAACAAGATATGTTGGTGGATCATCTTAATGAGAATAGCCCCGGCGAGGAGATTCTGGGATCTGAAAAAGGCACAAGCTTGCTTGATTCTCAACCAGAAAAAAGTAGCATAATAAAGACTTGGAGGATAGATGAATCGTTCAAAGCAAAGACCAATAATATTATTTCTGGACTACATAATAGTGAGCTTGCTTCCGGTgttaatcatatttataattgGTTTGACAAAAGGAAAAGCAAGAGGCAGCCTAAAAAGAGAGTTGTTTCTCTATTGGTGGATAATAGTGTCATAAGTAGCGGAGAAACATCTCATAGAAGTGATGCTGATATCAGTGATTCTGGTGAAGATGGGTGTGTTTCTGATCATTTGCAAGAAGGTTCATTGACTATGGGTTGTAATAGTAAGAGAACTACTAGATTTTGGGGTGCCGAAAAAACCCCTGAAGTAATGGGTGGTTTAGTGGACGAGTATATTACAACAACGCTGTCAGATTCCAGCATTGATGAGACTTGTAGGATTTACGTATGTTGTGATTGTGTACTACGGCAAGAATCCACCTACACGCAACA GGAAGTAGTGCTGCTGCGGAGTAGCCAAGATAAATTGTGTGTGCTGTTCGTGGATGTTTCTACTGATTCACAAG ATAGAAATTTAAGTTTATTGTGTTCGCATGCTATAAATGATATACAAGATGTCTCAGTTGGGCTAGGACTTCAAGTTGTGAG GCTACGCTTTAAGGAGGGCACGGAGTACATTTTCAAAACAGAGAGCATCGAGAAAACAACAGTTTTACTCAATATCACTAAAGTGTTGGATTCTCAAGCTACGGAATCTAAATGTTTGGGAAG TTTGGAGAATATTCAAATGGAAATGTTTGAGAAAGAAATATGTGGTGGTTTAAAGTTGAGTATATTCCAGTACAGTGTTCTCCATTTTCAGAGAAGCACTCTTGGAG AGGTGTCATGGCTTCCACGGTCACTATTTGTGGTAGATGGACATCTTTTCATATGCATTGAAGACTTCAGGCTGCTGAGTTCTCtgccaaaggatacttcttcggcTCCATATTTCTCACTTGACTCGAGCTGCTCCATCTCCGACATTTTTGAGATG GCTATTGAATCCCGGGGAAGCTCATGCTTGTCACTGAAGATCAAGCAGAAGAATTCCACATTTCAAGCCAGACCAAACAGAACAGCGACTTCAGCAACATGGAAGCTCAAATTATTCAGCATCGAGTGTGTACTCAAATTCGTGTCTCTAGTCAAAGGACTTCACCCGGATTCACCAGAACTCCCGTTGCTCGTAAGGCATTTGGGTTAG
- the BNAA05G22300D gene encoding uncharacterized protein BNAA05G22300D isoform X2 — MASLPYGVSNLCRSQEVLSATVQIRPTGRQITGGVRAAKRVLYNGLSSSVKIRASKQRMRCRVSSESSTETEEDSATKTKTPFGYTRKDVLLIGVGVTALGIGLESGLEYVGVDPLQAGNAVQLILVLGLTLGWISTYIFRVGNKEMTYAQQLRDYESQVMQKRLESLSEAELEALMEQVDEEKRQV, encoded by the exons ATGGCTTCTCTACCGTACGGAGTTTCAAATCTATGCAGAAGCCAAGAGGTTCTGTCTGCAACTGTACAGATTCGTCCGACTGGTCGACAAATCACAG GAGGAGTTAGAGCTGCGAAGAGAGTCTTGTATAATGGATTGTCATCATCAGTGAAAATAAGAGCGAGTAAGCAAAGAATGAGATGTAGAGTGAGCTCAGAATCATCTACTGAAACTGAAGAAGATTCTGCCACAAAGACCAAG ACGCCGTTTGGATACACGAGGAAGGATGTTCTGTTGATAGGAGTCGGAGTTACTGCACTTGGTATCGGGCTAGAGAGTGGCCTTGAG TATGTGGGAGTAGATCCTTTGCAAGCAGGTAACGCTGTACAGCTGATACTGGTGCTAGGCTTGACATTGGGTTGGATATCGACTTATATCTTTAGGGTCGGTAACAAGGAGATGACTTATGCTCAGCAACTTCGTGACTACGAGTCCCAAGTCATGCAG AAACGGTTGGAGAGCTTATCTGAGGCTGAGTTAGAGGCATTGATGGAACAAGTTGATGAAGAGAAGCGACAGGTTTAG